One Salmo salar chromosome ssa01, Ssal_v3.1, whole genome shotgun sequence DNA window includes the following coding sequences:
- the LOC106561678 gene encoding probable G-protein coupled receptor 21, translating to MNSSLDLLDLELLNQSGSPFCLLDMGYSQIFNTCLLEVAIILLLTVLIISGNLVVIFVFHCAPLLHHHTTSAFIQTMAYADLLVGVSCLIPSLSLLHHLKGLDEELTCKVFGYMVSVLKSVSMASLACVSVDRYMAITRPLSYATLVTPCRIRVCILLIWLYSALVFLPSFFGWGKPGYHGDVVEWCAMEWGTKPLFTSFIVALLYVPAAMTVCFTYANIFRICRQHTKEISERRARFSPQESSLGQDGQPQHAPACTDKRYAMVLFRITSVFYLLWLPYILYFLLESAGIYRHPVASFLTTWLAISNSFCNCLIYSLTNSAFRKGLKRLCSFCVQRVDSKNPFGPGPGHGQGPVCTRSTCHV from the coding sequence ATGAACTCTTCCTTGGACCTGCTGGACCTTGAGCTCCTGAACCAGAGCGGCTCTCCGTTCTGCCTCCTAGACATGGGCTACTCCCAGATCTTCAACACCTGTCTTTTAGAGGTGGCCATCATCTTGCTCCTCACAGTTCTCATCATCTCTGGCAACCTGGTGGTGATATTTGTCTTCCACTGTGCTCCACtgctccaccaccacaccaccagcgCCTTCATCCAGACCATGGCCTACGCAGACTTGTTAGTTGGGGTCAGCTGCCTcatcccttccctctccctcctccaccacctgaAAGGCCTGGATGAAGAGCTCACCTGTAAGGTGTTTGGTTACATGGTTTCCGTGTTGAAGAGCGTTTCCATGGCGTCACTGGCGTGCGTTAGCGTGGACCGCTACATGGCGATAACGCGTCCGCTGTCGTATGCTACACTGGTGACACCGTGCCGGATCCGCGTGTGCATCCTCCTCATCTGGCTCTACTCCGCCCTCGTCTTCCTGCCCTCCTTCTTCGGCTGGGGGAAGCCTGGCTACCACGGCGACGTGGTGGAGTGGTGTGCCATGGAGTGGGGGACAAAGCCGCTCTTCACGTCGTTCATCGTGGCGCTGCTCTACGTGCCGGCCGCCATGACGGTCTGCTTCACCTACGCCAACATCTTCCGTATCTGCCGGCAACACACGAAGGAGATCAGCGAGCGCCGCGCCCGCTTCAGCCCACAGGAGAGCTCTCTGGGACAGGACGGCCAGCCGCAGCACGCGCCGGCGTGCACGGACAAACGCTACGCCATGGTGCTATTTCGCATCACCAGCGTTTTCTATCTCCTCTGGCTTCCCTacatcctgtacttcctgttggaGAGCGCTGGAATCTACCGTCACCCAGTCGCCTCATTCCTCACCACCTGGCTGGCTATCAGCAACAGCTTCTGTAACTGTCTGATCTATAGTCTAACCAACAGTGCCTTCCGGAAGGGTTTAAAACGTCTATGTTCATTCTGCGTGCAGCGTGTGGACAGTAAGAATCCTTTTGGCCCTGGGCCGGGGCACGGACAGGGGCCAGTCTGCACACGCTCCACATGCCATGTGTAG